The nucleotide window TGAGACATGAGCACGAAGGAGGACAACGATCCGTTGGAGGGACTGGTCGTTGACCGCGACCGGGCCAGCAAAGAACACGTTGCGGAGGCACTTGGGGGTGTTATCGACATCGGCGACGACGGAGATCTGTTGAAAGCACCGGGGTTCGACCCGCTGAACTCCAAACAGCGTATGATTGCGCTCCTCCTGGGGCAGTGGGCAGCCTGCCAGCTCGATCTCGCCGACGAACGGATGCTCTCTCTCGAGTACTTATCTGACCAACTCTGTTTGGCCCTACCCACGATCGACACGTACGTATCCGACGTGTCTGAGCTCGTCGTATCCGAAGGAGAGGCCTTGACGGTGGCTAACGGGCGAATTGTCGACGCTGCGGAGTTCGTCGACCCCGAAGTAACCGCCTCCGAGTGACTGAGCCGCCCCGTAACGACGACTGTACCCCTCCGAAGTCTACTCAGCCGTCCCCCGCTCCAACGTCCTCTATCTCCGGCGCCCCAGCCTCGGCCTTCGCCGCCAGGAACGACGCCTCCGCCTCCGCGAGATCACGCTCCGCGAACGACCGCAACCCCGCCCGGTACGTCTCGTCGTCCCCGTCGGCGGGCGCTGCGGTCGGCCGCTCCAGCACCCGCTCGGCCAGTCCGGTCTCGCGGCCGGTGTCGACGAAGCCGGCCTTCCAGAGCGCGTGGTACGAGAAGACGTTGTTGACGGCGATGCGCGCCGTGTCGAAGCCGGCGTCTGCGGCGCGGGCGGCGGTGAACCGGGCCAGTCGCGGGGCGACTCCCTCGCCCCGGCGGTCGCGCCGGACGGTGACGTACCGGAGCCACAGTGTCGACGGCGCCGTGCGGTCGGCGTTGCACGCGACCGCGGCGACGACGGTGTCGGGCGACTCGGTCCACTCGCGGTCGCCCGGCGGGTCGGCCGGCGGCGGGCCGGCGTCGGACAGATCCAGTTCGGC belongs to Halobaculum sp. MBLA0143 and includes:
- a CDS encoding GNAT family N-acetyltransferase; protein product: MYHRVLGWPPDGPRLRLDYRAFAYAGKFHGPDTGVTATLDPDATPTAELDLSDAGPPPADPPGDREWTESPDTVVAAVACNADRTAPSTLWLRYVTVRRDRRGEGVAPRLARFTAARAADAGFDTARIAVNNVFSYHALWKAGFVDTGRETGLAERVLERPTAAPADGDDETYRAGLRSFAERDLAEAEASFLAAKAEAGAPEIEDVGAGDG